A genomic window from Thiomonas arsenitoxydans includes:
- a CDS encoding MlaA family lipoprotein — protein MKPMARFIPLLALAALGGCATHNPQDPLEPYNRAMFTINDKVDKAVLKPVATGYKAVTPTPIRHGVTNFFGNFGDVWSMTNDFLQGNVHDGLSTFMRVGVNTVFGLFGTLDIATEMGIYKHPNDFGLTLARWGVGSGPYVVLPFYGPSTVRDAAGTGVFLAYGPTAQISPPSASYGALALNLVNTRANLLSASNLFDQIALDPYVFTRSAYEQRRKSQVEEVRDRPIIDLGEPNPLAKYSYDDANGGLMSFASPTPTAAASAANSGAKTDAKPDAPSH, from the coding sequence ATGAAACCGATGGCGCGATTCATTCCGCTGCTGGCGCTGGCTGCCCTGGGCGGCTGTGCCACGCACAACCCGCAAGACCCGCTAGAGCCTTACAACCGGGCGATGTTCACCATCAATGACAAGGTCGACAAGGCCGTGCTCAAGCCAGTTGCCACCGGCTATAAAGCCGTCACGCCCACGCCGATTCGCCACGGTGTGACCAATTTCTTCGGCAATTTTGGCGATGTGTGGTCGATGACCAATGACTTTCTGCAGGGCAATGTGCACGATGGCCTGAGTACCTTCATGCGTGTTGGGGTCAATACCGTCTTCGGTCTGTTCGGCACCCTCGACATCGCCACAGAGATGGGCATTTACAAACACCCCAACGACTTCGGGCTCACGCTAGCGCGCTGGGGCGTGGGTTCCGGGCCGTATGTGGTGCTGCCGTTCTACGGACCGAGCACCGTGCGCGACGCCGCTGGCACCGGGGTGTTTCTCGCTTATGGCCCAACGGCGCAGATCAGCCCGCCCAGCGCCAGCTATGGCGCACTGGCGCTCAATCTGGTGAATACCCGCGCCAATCTGCTGAGCGCCTCCAATTTGTTCGACCAGATTGCGCTCGATCCCTACGTCTTTACACGCAGCGCCTACGAACAGCGCCGCAAATCCCAGGTTGAAGAGGTGCGCGACCGGCCCATCATCGATCTGGGCGAGCCCAATCCGCTGGCCAAGTACAGCTACGACGACGCGAACGGGGGCCTGATGAGTTTTGCCTCCCCGACGCCAACTGCCGCGGCCAGTGCGGCGAACTCGGGTGCCAAGACAGACGCCAAGCCAGACGCCCCCTCGCACTGA
- a CDS encoding MlaC/ttg2D family ABC transporter substrate-binding protein codes for MLRRHFMALSLSSAVMLAGVPVLAQAADTLSPPQLIETMSNEIIRDVQQDPKLRSGNPEVVMQFVEQKILPNVDFQKITQSAVGRYWREATPAQRTALEQQFKQLLVYTYAGAVKQIKDQKVKLLPYREPANAQDVTVRTRVINNGEPLQLDYRLENTPAGWKITDVNVMGIWLVDNYRSVFAQEIGQKGIDGLIATLKEKNQNLAQAKG; via the coding sequence ATGCTTCGACGCCACTTCATGGCTTTATCCCTGTCCTCCGCGGTGATGCTGGCCGGGGTTCCGGTGCTCGCTCAGGCCGCAGACACACTCTCGCCGCCGCAATTGATCGAGACCATGTCAAACGAGATCATTCGCGATGTGCAGCAGGATCCAAAACTACGCTCGGGCAATCCCGAGGTGGTCATGCAGTTCGTGGAGCAGAAAATCCTGCCCAATGTAGACTTCCAGAAAATCACCCAGAGCGCCGTGGGGCGCTACTGGCGCGAAGCCACTCCGGCACAGCGCACCGCGCTGGAGCAGCAGTTCAAACAACTGCTGGTCTATACCTACGCCGGCGCCGTCAAGCAGATCAAGGATCAGAAGGTCAAGCTGCTGCCTTACCGTGAACCCGCGAATGCGCAGGATGTGACGGTGCGTACCCGCGTGATCAACAATGGCGAACCGCTGCAACTCGACTACCGCCTGGAGAACACCCCGGCTGGCTGGAAGATCACCGATGTCAACGTCATGGGTATCTGGCTGGTCGACAACTACCGCAGCGTGTTCGCCCAGGAGATCGGGCAAAAAGGCATCGATGGCCTGATCGCCACGCTGAAGGAAAAAAACCAGAACCTCGCCCAGGCCAAGGGCTGA
- a CDS encoding STAS domain-containing protein: MPVYALPADLTLDTASAVRRQALAALGEASGAQSTPWVVDAGALHTFDSAALALLLELRRVAPQQALEVKAIPARLRDLAQAYGLEFLFGPAAEHP; this comes from the coding sequence ATGCCGGTTTACGCCCTGCCCGCTGACCTGACCCTCGATACCGCCTCGGCCGTGCGGCGCCAAGCGCTGGCGGCTTTAGGTGAGGCTTCGGGTGCGCAGTCAACGCCGTGGGTGGTCGATGCGGGCGCCCTGCACACCTTCGACTCCGCCGCGCTGGCCCTCTTGCTCGAATTGCGCCGTGTCGCCCCTCAGCAAGCCCTAGAGGTAAAGGCCATTCCTGCCCGATTACGTGATCTGGCGCAGGCTTACGGGCTTGAGTTTCTGTTCGGCCCAGCAGCCGAGCATCCCTGA